A DNA window from Paraclostridium bifermentans contains the following coding sequences:
- the hpt gene encoding hypoxanthine phosphoribosyltransferase produces MDIETKKWEVLCSEEQIQERLKELGAQISKDYEGKKLMVISLLKGSFIFCADLVRNITVPVKIGFMTTSSYGHGESSTGQVNMVADISDDIEGYDVLVVDDITDTALTMNFVMGHLKTKNPASIKCCVLLDKPSRRKVELVPNYCGFEIEDKFVVGYGLNFGDYYRNIPYVFNVTDEDR; encoded by the coding sequence ATGGATATAGAAACTAAAAAATGGGAAGTATTATGCTCAGAAGAACAAATACAAGAAAGATTAAAAGAATTAGGAGCACAAATATCTAAAGATTATGAAGGAAAGAAATTAATGGTAATATCACTATTAAAAGGAAGCTTCATATTCTGCGCAGACTTAGTAAGAAACATAACAGTACCTGTTAAAATCGGATTTATGACTACTTCAAGCTACGGGCATGGAGAAAGCAGTACTGGTCAAGTTAACATGGTAGCAGATATAAGTGATGATATAGAAGGATATGATGTTTTAGTTGTAGATGATATAACAGATACAGCTCTTACAATGAACTTTGTTATGGGTCACTTAAAAACTAAGAACCCTGCTAGTATAAAATGTTGTGTTCTTTTAGATAAACCAAGCAGAAGAAAAGTGGAATTAGTTCCTAACTACTGTGGATTTGAAATAGAAGATAAATTTGTTGTAGGATACGGATTAAACTTCGGAGACTACTACAGAAACATACCTTACGTATTTAACGTTACTGACGAAGATAGATAA
- a CDS encoding N-acetyldiaminopimelate deacetylase: MENICNIKECMKNNRKELHVLAEIGNQEFKTSKYIKDYLNNIGVEYEEMLDTAVVGIIKGKNPKKTIAFRSDMDALTLGEKAMHLCGHDGHMSILLGLVTYLNENRENLMDNIVFIFQPAEEGPGGAKPLINAGIVEKYKIDEIYGLHIYPEIPEGYVGTRPNYFLAQVGELDIDIIAKSGHGAMPQNGIDGIVLASSFISSLQTIVSRNISPLDNAVLTIGKMHGGTRRNIIAENIRIEGTIRAFKPEVYETIKERIRELAKGYEVAYNCKIEVEIRDDYPAVNNNEVLFEEFEQAIGSDKLIKLEPIMISEDFSYYQQVLPGLFFMLGARNEEKGFVNGLHSLNFNFDENILGNALDVYIKLLKYKKSIL, translated from the coding sequence ATGGAAAATATATGTAATATAAAAGAGTGCATGAAAAATAATAGAAAAGAATTACATGTACTAGCTGAAATAGGAAATCAAGAGTTTAAAACTAGTAAATATATAAAAGATTATTTAAATAATATAGGTGTAGAATATGAAGAAATGTTGGACACTGCTGTAGTTGGAATTATAAAAGGGAAAAATCCTAAAAAAACTATAGCTTTTAGATCGGATATGGATGCTCTTACATTAGGGGAAAAAGCTATGCACTTATGTGGTCATGATGGACATATGAGTATATTACTTGGATTAGTAACATACTTAAATGAAAATAGAGAAAACCTGATGGATAATATTGTATTTATATTCCAACCAGCAGAAGAAGGGCCAGGAGGAGCTAAACCATTAATCAACGCAGGTATAGTAGAAAAGTATAAAATAGATGAAATATATGGTCTTCATATATATCCAGAAATACCTGAAGGTTATGTAGGGACTAGACCAAATTACTTCTTAGCTCAGGTTGGAGAATTAGACATAGATATTATTGCTAAAAGTGGTCATGGAGCTATGCCTCAAAATGGAATAGATGGAATAGTTTTAGCTTCTAGCTTTATTAGTAGCTTACAAACAATAGTATCAAGAAATATAAGTCCACTTGACAATGCCGTACTTACTATAGGTAAGATGCATGGAGGGACTAGAAGAAATATAATAGCTGAAAATATTAGAATAGAAGGTACTATAAGAGCTTTTAAACCAGAGGTATATGAAACTATTAAAGAAAGAATTAGAGAACTAGCAAAAGGATATGAAGTGGCTTATAACTGTAAGATAGAAGTAGAAATAAGAGATGACTATCCAGCTGTTAATAATAATGAAGTTTTATTTGAAGAGTTTGAACAGGCTATAGGAAGCGATAAACTTATCAAACTAGAACCTATAATGATATCAGAAGATTTTTCTTACTATCAACAAGTTCTTCCAGGCTTATTCTTCATGCTAGGTGCAAGAAATGAAGAAAAAGGATTTGTAAATGGACTTCATAGTTTAAACTTTAATTTTGATGAAAATATATTAGGAAATGCATTAGATGTATATATCAAATTATTAAAATATAAAAAATCAATATTATAA
- a CDS encoding small, acid-soluble spore protein, alpha/beta type, whose amino-acid sequence MNYKDIDINKPREKSATKKKKILTDDDIMKYEIASELGLMDKVSELGWGGLTAKEAGRIGGTLTSRKKKKKKMEKEENKDDGSV is encoded by the coding sequence ATGAATTATAAAGATATTGATATAAATAAACCAAGAGAGAAAAGCGCAACTAAGAAAAAGAAAATATTGACAGATGATGATATAATGAAATATGAGATAGCATCAGAACTTGGTCTAATGGATAAGGTTTCTGAGCTTGGTTGGGGAGGTTTAACAGCCAAAGAAGCAGGGCGTATAGGTGGTACGTTAACATCTCGTAAAAAGAAAAAGAAAAAAATGGAAAAGGAAGAAAATAAAGACGATGGATCAGTATAG
- a CDS encoding class I SAM-dependent DNA methyltransferase → MDQYRDFAFVYDELMNDVDYDKWVKYIEDIIDNENVKVKNILELACGTGNITIPLAKKEYDIAGIDISAEMLGVAREKAEKQGIELVLLQQDIAELDFDITGLDCVLCACDGFNYITYDDDLQNVFDTTHELLKENGIFIFDISSYYKLANILGGNIYGENREDVSYLWQNYFDAEENLLEMELAFFIKGEDGRYDKFEEVHQQRAYTEDEIVEMLQESGFKDVKVYGDFTFNKPRDDSERVFFVCKK, encoded by the coding sequence ATGGATCAGTATAGAGATTTTGCATTTGTATATGATGAACTTATGAATGATGTTGATTATGACAAATGGGTTAAATATATAGAAGATATAATAGACAACGAAAATGTAAAAGTTAAAAATATACTAGAATTAGCATGTGGAACAGGAAATATAACTATTCCTTTAGCTAAAAAAGAATACGATATAGCTGGAATTGATATATCTGCAGAAATGTTAGGTGTAGCTAGAGAAAAAGCTGAAAAACAAGGAATAGAGCTTGTATTATTACAACAAGATATAGCTGAACTTGATTTTGATATAACAGGTTTAGATTGTGTTTTATGTGCTTGTGATGGATTCAACTATATAACTTATGATGATGATTTACAAAATGTTTTTGATACAACACATGAGTTATTAAAAGAAAATGGAATATTCATATTTGACATAAGTTCATATTATAAATTAGCCAATATATTAGGTGGTAATATATATGGTGAAAATAGAGAAGATGTATCTTATTTATGGCAAAATTATTTTGATGCAGAAGAAAACTTATTAGAAATGGAATTAGCATTTTTCATAAAAGGTGAAGATGGAAGATATGATAAGTTTGAAGAGGTACATCAGCAAAGAGCATATACAGAAGATGAAATAGTAGAAATGCTTCAAGAATCAGGTTTTAAAGATGTAAAAGTGTATGGAGACTTTACATTCAATAAACCAAGGGATGATTCGGAAAGAGTATTTTTTGTTTGCAAAAAATAG